A stretch of Longimicrobium sp. DNA encodes these proteins:
- a CDS encoding DUF1801 domain-containing protein — MAKSSAASVQEYLDQLPEDRREVVSAVRDVILRNLPEGYQESMNWGMISYEVPLERYPDTYNKQPLSYAALAAQKNYYALYLLGAYAGPEHDGWLKEEFRKAGKKLDMGKSCIRFRSLDDLPLDVVGRAIASTPPEKMIALYEAGRQKQGA; from the coding sequence ATGGCCAAGAGCAGCGCCGCCAGCGTGCAGGAGTACCTGGACCAGCTCCCCGAGGACCGCCGCGAGGTGGTGTCCGCGGTGCGCGACGTGATCCTCCGCAACCTCCCCGAGGGGTACCAGGAGTCGATGAACTGGGGGATGATCAGCTACGAGGTGCCGCTGGAGCGCTACCCCGACACGTACAACAAGCAGCCGCTCAGCTACGCCGCGCTGGCGGCGCAGAAGAACTACTACGCGCTCTACCTGCTGGGCGCGTACGCGGGGCCCGAGCACGACGGCTGGCTCAAGGAGGAGTTCCGCAAGGCCGGGAAGAAGCTCGACATGGGCAAGTCGTGCATCCGCTTCCGCTCGCTCGACGACCTGCCGCTGGACGTCGTCGGCCGGGCGATCGCCAGCACGCCGCCGGAGAAGATGATCGCGCTCTACGAGGCCGGCCGGCAGAAGCAGGGCGCCTGA
- a CDS encoding AraC family transcriptional regulator — MLHRAVVPPPPLSELVALLWLYEGYAPPHARERLLPTGTVELVIDLREGPAGGGGAVVCGAHSQFFEIDTVAEASVMGVHFRPGGAFPFFAPPAGELHNLHVSLDDLWGAAAGELRERLLAARTPEARFRVLGDFLLARAVRPLARHPAVARALREFARAPGRTVAEVAAETGFSRRRFIELFGAEVGLTPKLFCRVRRFQEVVRLVHPEPRVDWARVALECGYFDQAHFIHDFQAFSGLTPSAYLAQRSEHMNHVPLAE; from the coding sequence ATGCTGCACCGCGCCGTCGTCCCCCCGCCTCCGCTGTCCGAGCTCGTGGCGCTGCTCTGGCTGTACGAGGGGTACGCGCCGCCGCACGCCAGGGAGCGCCTCCTGCCGACCGGCACGGTCGAGCTGGTGATCGACCTGCGCGAGGGCCCGGCCGGCGGGGGCGGCGCGGTGGTCTGCGGCGCGCACTCGCAGTTCTTCGAGATCGACACGGTGGCCGAGGCGTCGGTGATGGGCGTGCACTTCAGGCCCGGCGGCGCCTTCCCGTTCTTCGCCCCGCCCGCCGGCGAGCTGCACAACCTGCACGTTTCGCTCGACGACCTGTGGGGCGCGGCGGCCGGCGAGCTGCGCGAGCGGCTCCTGGCGGCGCGGACCCCGGAGGCCCGGTTCCGCGTCCTGGGAGACTTCCTCCTGGCGCGCGCCGTCCGCCCGCTGGCCCGCCACCCGGCGGTGGCCCGCGCGCTGCGGGAGTTCGCTCGCGCGCCCGGCCGCACCGTCGCGGAGGTGGCAGCGGAGACCGGCTTCAGCCGGCGGCGCTTCATCGAGCTCTTCGGCGCCGAGGTCGGACTGACGCCAAAGCTGTTCTGCCGCGTCCGCCGCTTCCAGGAGGTGGTGCGCCTGGTCCACCCGGAGCCGCGCGTCGACTGGGCGCGGGTGGCGCTGGAGTGCGGCTACTTCGACCAGGCGCACTTCATCCACGACTTCCAGGCGTTCTCCGGCCTGACCCCGTCGGCGTACCTGGCGCAGCGCAGCGAGCACATGAACCACGTGCCGCTGGCGGAGTGA
- a CDS encoding DUF6265 family protein, producing the protein MPIPRPRATPALAALALAVAAPAAAQEAQQRRPLAALAFMAGCWRGGAGVDRTVEEQWTAADSDVMLATTRYLDDDTGRTRGWEFSRIVADSAGIVLLPAPRGSQQGSFRLAASGAGEARFEDPAHDFPRRITYRRLGARTLGVRIDGGEGSREGTEWRLESVPCPAPPR; encoded by the coding sequence ATGCCGATCCCCCGCCCCCGCGCCACGCCCGCCCTCGCCGCGCTCGCCCTTGCCGTCGCGGCGCCCGCGGCCGCGCAGGAGGCGCAGCAGCGGCGTCCCCTGGCGGCGCTCGCCTTCATGGCCGGCTGCTGGCGCGGCGGCGCGGGGGTGGACCGGACCGTCGAGGAGCAGTGGACGGCGGCCGACTCGGACGTGATGCTGGCCACCACGCGCTACCTGGACGACGACACCGGCCGCACGCGCGGTTGGGAGTTCAGCCGGATCGTGGCGGACTCGGCGGGGATCGTCCTGCTGCCGGCGCCCCGGGGGAGCCAGCAGGGGAGCTTCCGCCTGGCCGCGTCGGGGGCGGGCGAGGCGCGCTTCGAGGACCCGGCCCACGACTTCCCCAGACGGATCACGTACCGGCGGCTCGGCGCGCGGACGCTGGGGGTCCGCATCGACGGCGGGGAGGGAAGCCGGGAGGGGACGGAGTGGCGGCTGGAGAGCGTCCCCTGCCCCGCGCCGCCGCGCTGA
- a CDS encoding MoaD/ThiS family protein translates to MAITVALPSALLPYAGGSAEVQLEERCGTVGEALGALAGRHAGVVDRVMDERGELRQHVNVFVDGDNVRFLDGLRTPLGEFSTIVIVPAVSGG, encoded by the coding sequence ATGGCGATCACGGTGGCGCTGCCGAGCGCGCTGCTCCCCTACGCCGGGGGGAGCGCCGAGGTGCAGCTCGAAGAGCGGTGCGGCACGGTGGGCGAGGCGCTGGGCGCGCTCGCCGGCCGCCACGCCGGCGTGGTGGACCGCGTGATGGACGAGCGCGGCGAGCTGCGCCAGCACGTCAACGTCTTCGTGGACGGCGACAACGTCCGCTTCCTCGACGGCCTCCGCACGCCGCTGGGCGAATTCAGCACCATCGTCATCGTCCCGGCCGTCAGCGGCGGGTAG
- a CDS encoding Bax inhibitor-1 family protein translates to MIDQSNAYYAPASVSALGTQARAAFIQKTYLHLLGAILAFTFVELVLFASGAAYPMARAMLGVSWLFVLGGFVVAGWLFSSMAHKAQTLPAQYAALAGYVLVEAVVFVPLLVMANFTAPGAIQSAALATLLGFTGLTTVVLMTRKDFSFLGSVLRWAGVVALVLIVCGVVFGFQLGTFFSVAMIALAGAAILFDTSNVLHHYPEDRYVGAALSLFASVALMFWYVLRLFMSRD, encoded by the coding sequence ATGATCGACCAGTCGAACGCCTACTACGCCCCGGCGAGCGTCAGCGCGCTCGGCACCCAGGCGCGCGCGGCCTTCATCCAGAAGACGTACCTGCACCTGCTGGGCGCCATCCTGGCCTTCACCTTCGTCGAGCTCGTCCTCTTCGCGAGCGGGGCGGCGTACCCGATGGCCCGGGCGATGCTCGGCGTGAGCTGGCTGTTCGTGCTGGGCGGCTTCGTGGTCGCCGGGTGGCTGTTCAGCAGCATGGCGCACAAGGCCCAGACGCTCCCCGCGCAGTACGCCGCGCTCGCGGGCTACGTCCTGGTCGAGGCCGTCGTCTTCGTCCCCCTGCTGGTGATGGCCAACTTCACGGCGCCCGGCGCCATCCAGAGCGCCGCGCTGGCCACACTGCTGGGCTTCACCGGCCTCACCACGGTGGTGCTGATGACCAGGAAGGACTTCTCCTTCCTGGGCTCCGTCCTGCGCTGGGCGGGCGTGGTGGCGCTGGTGCTGATCGTCTGCGGCGTGGTCTTCGGCTTCCAGCTCGGCACCTTCTTCTCGGTGGCGATGATCGCGCTGGCCGGCGCCGCCATCCTGTTCGACACCTCGAACGTGCTGCACCACTACCCCGAGGACCGCTACGTGGGCGCGGCGCTCTCGCTGTTCGCCTCGGTGGCCCTGATGTTCTGGTACGTGCTGCGGCTGTTCATGTCGCGCGACTGA
- a CDS encoding serine/threonine-protein kinase, protein MSGILALLMGRRLCDRYHVHAVIGTGGMGAVCRATDERLGRQVAIKVLTLAPGDPDEAAVLRQRFHREARAAAALRHPNVVTVHDFGTDPALGLDFLVMEYLPGEDVAGRVARERGPLPVDEALEIYREAAMGVAAGHRAGLVHRDIKPRNLFLVSDPQGGWEVKVLDFGIAQLPPSTETQAQLTQALSPHTPRYAAPEQFRGEALTPACDVYSLSLSALEMLSGRYPEGVNTAPDDAVASRWVGEVNSMRPELPAAVAAVLLKGLLREPSRRFTDANRLLTALDRAMTKGHVTLSGLTGARPAAVGAAGGATGADERTVAMPPPRPGVREPRSSASATPPSAPAFSVPVPPPVLAQPAHGPAAGPAAPPQAQDGAQPCGEGQRPRRRSGFVAWLLTLLLFGAAGGALWVAMNGDVRGAPGRVRPDAPPDAEVLLTEPVVMRRIARDEAERVERVLGSVRGDALYVVVLASFAPAQHGEAAEMAERLRGQGYQVGVANSLVYPELSDDWLAVVAGPYRDRGRAETLLPELRERVRPDAFFKRVTFRSPDSDGPRPDGRAPAPPTELP, encoded by the coding sequence GTGTCCGGCATCCTCGCCCTGCTGATGGGCCGCAGGCTCTGCGACCGCTACCACGTCCACGCTGTGATCGGCACGGGCGGGATGGGCGCGGTGTGCCGGGCCACGGACGAGCGGCTGGGGCGCCAGGTGGCGATCAAGGTGCTGACGCTGGCGCCGGGCGACCCCGACGAGGCGGCGGTGCTGCGTCAGCGCTTCCACCGCGAGGCGAGGGCGGCGGCGGCGCTGCGGCACCCGAACGTGGTGACGGTGCACGACTTCGGCACCGACCCGGCGCTGGGGCTGGACTTCCTGGTGATGGAGTACCTCCCCGGCGAGGACGTGGCCGGCCGCGTCGCGCGCGAGCGCGGGCCGCTGCCGGTGGACGAGGCGCTGGAGATCTACCGCGAGGCGGCGATGGGGGTGGCGGCCGGGCACCGCGCGGGGCTGGTGCACCGCGACATCAAGCCGCGCAACCTCTTCCTGGTCTCGGACCCGCAGGGCGGGTGGGAGGTGAAGGTCCTGGACTTCGGGATCGCGCAGCTGCCGCCCTCCACCGAGACGCAGGCGCAGCTCACGCAGGCGCTGTCGCCGCACACCCCGCGCTACGCCGCCCCCGAGCAGTTCCGCGGCGAGGCGCTCACCCCGGCGTGCGACGTCTACTCGCTCTCCCTCTCCGCGCTGGAGATGCTGAGCGGGCGCTACCCCGAGGGGGTGAACACCGCGCCCGACGACGCGGTGGCCTCGCGCTGGGTGGGCGAGGTGAACTCGATGCGGCCGGAGCTTCCCGCCGCGGTGGCCGCCGTGCTGCTCAAGGGCCTCCTGCGCGAGCCCTCGCGCCGCTTCACCGACGCCAACCGCCTGCTCACCGCGCTCGACCGCGCGATGACGAAGGGGCACGTCACCCTTTCCGGCCTCACCGGCGCGCGGCCCGCCGCGGTCGGCGCGGCCGGCGGCGCAACCGGCGCGGACGAGCGCACCGTGGCCATGCCGCCGCCACGGCCGGGCGTCCGCGAGCCGCGCTCGTCCGCCTCGGCGACGCCGCCCTCCGCGCCGGCGTTCTCGGTCCCCGTCCCCCCGCCCGTGCTCGCGCAGCCCGCCCACGGCCCGGCCGCGGGTCCGGCGGCGCCTCCGCAGGCGCAGGACGGGGCGCAGCCGTGCGGGGAAGGGCAGCGGCCGCGGAGGCGGTCGGGGTTCGTGGCGTGGCTTCTGACGCTGCTCCTCTTCGGCGCGGCGGGGGGCGCGCTGTGGGTGGCGATGAACGGCGACGTGCGGGGTGCGCCCGGCCGCGTGAGGCCCGACGCGCCGCCGGATGCCGAGGTCCTGCTCACCGAGCCGGTGGTGATGCGGCGGATCGCGCGCGACGAGGCGGAGCGGGTGGAGCGCGTACTGGGCTCCGTCCGGGGTGACGCGCTCTACGTGGTGGTGCTGGCCTCCTTCGCCCCGGCGCAGCACGGCGAGGCGGCGGAGATGGCGGAGCGGCTGCGGGGCCAGGGCTACCAGGTGGGGGTGGCGAACAGCCTGGTCTATCCCGAGCTGAGCGACGACTGGCTGGCGGTGGTCGCCGGCCCGTACCGGGACCGCGGCCGCGCGGAGACCCTCCTCCCCGAGCTGCGCGAGCGCGTCCGCCCGGACGCCTTCTTCAAGCGGGTGACGTTCCGGTCTCCCGACTCCGACGGCCCCCGCCCCGACGGCAGGGCGCCCGCCCCTCCCACGGAGCTCCCGTGA
- a CDS encoding methyltransferase domain-containing protein translates to MSRAKGGWWEDYFDETFVEIYRDFLTPERTEREVAGLREMVSLPPGAEVLDLACGWGRHSVALARAGCRVTGLDRSETLLARARKRAEAADVAVDFVRGDMREVPWTGRFDAVLSLYSSLGYWLSDEEDLRVLRGARAALGPEGCFVLETMHRDHIVGGFAERDWWETEGGATVWVEREFDAVEGVSREWTRWSKGKRTGEKYHELRIRTATEWDRLLRAAGLVPVDWYGDWELAPFVHTSEDLIVVCRRGD, encoded by the coding sequence GTGAGCCGGGCGAAGGGCGGCTGGTGGGAGGACTACTTCGACGAGACGTTCGTCGAGATCTACCGCGACTTCCTGACGCCCGAGCGCACCGAGCGCGAGGTCGCGGGCTTGAGGGAGATGGTCTCCCTGCCGCCCGGCGCGGAGGTGCTCGACCTGGCCTGCGGCTGGGGGCGGCACTCCGTCGCCCTGGCCCGCGCCGGCTGCCGGGTGACGGGGCTCGACCGGTCCGAGACGCTGCTGGCGCGGGCGAGGAAGCGCGCGGAAGCCGCGGACGTGGCGGTCGACTTCGTGCGCGGCGACATGCGCGAGGTGCCGTGGACGGGGCGCTTCGACGCGGTGCTCTCGCTCTACTCGTCGCTCGGCTACTGGCTCTCGGACGAGGAGGACCTGCGCGTGCTGCGGGGCGCGCGCGCCGCGCTCGGGCCGGAGGGCTGCTTCGTGCTGGAGACCATGCACCGCGACCACATCGTGGGCGGCTTCGCCGAGCGCGACTGGTGGGAGACGGAGGGCGGCGCCACGGTGTGGGTGGAGCGCGAGTTCGACGCGGTGGAGGGCGTCAGCCGCGAGTGGACGCGCTGGAGCAAGGGGAAGCGGACCGGCGAGAAGTACCACGAGCTGCGCATCCGCACCGCCACCGAGTGGGACCGCCTCCTGCGCGCCGCCGGCCTCGTCCCGGTCGACTGGTACGGCGACTGGGAGCTGGCCCCCTTCGTCCACACCTCCGAAGACCTGATCGTCGTCTGCCGGCGGGGTGACTGA
- a CDS encoding cobalamin B12-binding domain-containing protein: MPERKIRVLVAKPGLDGHDRGAKVIAAALRDAGMEVIYTGLHQTPEMVVNAAIQEDVDVVAMSILSGAHMTLFPRVKELLEAEGADHILITGGGIIPEEDMRALEAQGIGRLFGPGTPTSAAVEYIRSWFAEHGRDREMVER, from the coding sequence ATGCCTGAACGGAAGATCCGGGTGCTGGTCGCCAAGCCCGGGCTGGACGGCCACGACCGCGGCGCCAAGGTGATCGCCGCCGCGCTGCGCGACGCCGGGATGGAGGTCATCTACACGGGGCTCCACCAGACGCCCGAGATGGTGGTCAACGCCGCCATCCAGGAAGACGTGGACGTGGTGGCCATGTCCATCCTCTCCGGCGCGCACATGACGCTCTTCCCTCGCGTGAAGGAGCTGCTGGAGGCCGAGGGCGCCGACCACATCCTGATCACCGGCGGCGGGATCATCCCCGAGGAAGACATGCGGGCGCTGGAGGCGCAGGGGATCGGCCGGCTCTTCGGCCCCGGCACCCCGACGTCGGCCGCCGTGGAGTACATCCGCTCCTGGTTCGCCGAGCACGGCCGCGACCGCGAGATGGTGGAGCGGTGA
- a CDS encoding acyl-CoA carboxylase subunit beta, whose amino-acid sequence MSTTAPPPQAAAPAESRARVLAREVAELEARLRQGGGPKRIEKQHADGKLTARERIGLLLDPRTRFQEIGLLVAYDRYDGQAPAAGVVTGIGTVAGREVVVVANDATVKAGSWWPETITKMLRAQEAAMRCRVPIVYLVDSAGVNLPYQGGVFPGQYGASRIFYYNSIMRRYLKVPQIAAVMGPCIAGGAYLPALSDVILMVEGTSFMGLGGPNLVKGATGQTTDAETLGGAWTHNAISGVAHYRVADDRACISKIRDLVRELPRHPTALNVDEPVSPLRPETDLYQILPEDHRQPYDTRALLSCILDAGDLDEFQADHAPEMICGTARVGGIPVGVIANARGMLKDPHGGPPKFGGIVYADSADKVAYFIETMSRHGTPLLFVQDVSGFMVGTEAEHSGIIRAGARFVEAMATATVPKIVLTVNHASGAGYYAMAGQGFDPDFIFTWPTGRMGVMEGDSAVMALFSAQLDELKKAGKQPDAELQAKIDAVRADYDRQLDARYAAARGFVDAVVLPEETRAALSLALRTAINNPGPHLGAFVLPPHLT is encoded by the coding sequence GTGAGCACGACCGCCCCCCCGCCCCAGGCCGCCGCGCCCGCGGAGTCCCGCGCCCGCGTGCTCGCCCGCGAGGTGGCCGAGCTGGAGGCGCGCCTGCGCCAGGGCGGCGGACCGAAGCGCATCGAGAAGCAGCACGCCGACGGCAAGCTCACCGCGCGCGAGCGCATCGGGCTGCTGCTGGACCCGCGCACCCGCTTCCAGGAGATCGGCCTCCTGGTGGCCTACGACCGGTACGACGGGCAGGCGCCGGCCGCCGGGGTGGTCACCGGGATCGGCACCGTGGCGGGGCGCGAGGTGGTGGTGGTCGCCAACGACGCCACCGTGAAGGCGGGCTCGTGGTGGCCCGAGACCATCACCAAGATGCTCCGGGCGCAGGAAGCGGCCATGCGCTGCCGGGTGCCGATCGTGTACCTGGTCGACAGCGCGGGGGTGAACCTGCCGTACCAGGGCGGCGTCTTCCCCGGGCAGTACGGCGCCAGCCGCATCTTCTACTACAACTCCATCATGCGGCGCTACCTGAAGGTGCCGCAGATCGCCGCGGTGATGGGGCCGTGCATCGCCGGCGGGGCGTACCTGCCGGCGCTCTCCGACGTGATCCTGATGGTGGAGGGCACCAGCTTCATGGGCCTCGGCGGGCCCAACCTGGTGAAGGGCGCCACCGGGCAGACCACCGACGCCGAGACGCTGGGCGGCGCCTGGACGCACAACGCCATCAGCGGCGTGGCCCACTACCGCGTCGCCGACGACCGCGCCTGCATCTCGAAGATCCGCGACCTGGTGCGCGAGCTGCCGCGCCACCCCACCGCGCTGAACGTGGACGAGCCGGTGTCGCCGCTCCGGCCCGAGACGGACCTCTACCAGATCCTCCCGGAAGACCACCGGCAGCCGTACGACACCCGCGCGCTCCTCTCGTGCATCCTGGACGCGGGCGACCTGGACGAGTTCCAGGCCGACCACGCCCCGGAGATGATCTGCGGCACCGCCCGGGTCGGCGGCATCCCCGTCGGCGTGATCGCCAACGCGCGGGGGATGCTGAAGGACCCGCACGGGGGGCCGCCCAAGTTCGGGGGCATCGTCTACGCCGACAGCGCCGACAAGGTGGCGTACTTCATCGAGACCATGAGCCGCCACGGCACGCCGCTGCTGTTCGTGCAGGACGTGTCGGGCTTCATGGTGGGCACCGAGGCCGAGCACTCGGGGATCATCCGCGCCGGCGCCCGCTTCGTGGAGGCGATGGCCACGGCGACGGTGCCGAAGATCGTGCTGACGGTGAACCACGCCTCGGGGGCGGGCTACTACGCCATGGCGGGGCAGGGCTTCGACCCCGACTTCATCTTCACCTGGCCCACGGGGCGGATGGGGGTGATGGAGGGCGACAGCGCGGTGATGGCGCTCTTCAGCGCGCAGCTCGACGAGCTGAAGAAGGCGGGGAAGCAGCCCGACGCTGAGCTGCAGGCGAAGATCGACGCCGTGCGCGCCGACTACGACCGCCAGCTCGACGCGCGCTACGCCGCCGCGCGCGGCTTCGTGGACGCGGTGGTGCTCCCCGAGGAGACGCGCGCCGCGCTGTCGCTGGCGCTGCGCACCGCCATCAACAACCCGGGCCCGCACCTGGGCGCCTTCGTCCTGCCGCCGCACCTGACCTGA
- a CDS encoding Uma2 family endonuclease translates to MAVQFAMPHRFTVEEFQRMGETGILSPEDRVELIEGEIVEMTPVGSRHVSCVMDLDDFFREVVGKEIRISVQNPLVLEGSHPHPDVALLRRRAEGYAGGLPTPADCLLVVEVADATVLYDRNVKSRMYARAGIPEYWVVDLPRNTVAVHQSPQGGEYVEVEEYGYGEAWISPALGGREVRVEDVLRPHPAGG, encoded by the coding sequence ATGGCCGTGCAATTCGCCATGCCCCACCGGTTCACGGTGGAGGAGTTCCAGCGGATGGGGGAGACAGGCATCCTGTCGCCGGAAGACCGTGTCGAGCTGATTGAGGGAGAGATCGTTGAAATGACGCCGGTGGGGAGCCGACACGTTTCGTGTGTGATGGACCTCGACGACTTCTTTCGCGAGGTCGTCGGGAAGGAGATCAGGATCTCGGTGCAGAATCCGCTCGTCCTCGAGGGCTCCCATCCTCACCCGGACGTAGCGCTTCTCCGCCGCCGCGCGGAGGGGTATGCGGGTGGTCTTCCGACTCCCGCGGACTGTCTGCTGGTCGTAGAGGTGGCCGATGCCACGGTACTCTACGACCGCAACGTCAAGAGCCGAATGTACGCGCGCGCGGGGATCCCCGAGTACTGGGTCGTGGACCTCCCCCGCAACACGGTCGCGGTGCACCAGTCTCCGCAGGGCGGCGAGTATGTGGAAGTCGAGGAGTATGGATACGGAGAGGCGTGGATCTCGCCGGCGCTGGGTGGGCGTGAGGTTCGCGTGGAAGACGTGCTGCGGCCGCATCCAGCCGGAGGTTAA
- a CDS encoding Uma2 family endonuclease has protein sequence MSVQHARHHRFTVDEFHRMAETGILSPEDRVELINGEIVEMTPVGPRHAACAKWLEIWLEKLLGTDVLIRGQMPIPLESQEPYPDVAVVRWRDDLYVQAHPTPADTLLLIEVSDTTVLYDRNVKSEMYARAGIGEFWLVDLTRDAVVVFRSPESGRYTDVHDYRRGQAWTSPALGGREVRVEDVLGPAARG, from the coding sequence ATGTCCGTCCAGCACGCCCGGCACCATCGCTTCACCGTCGACGAGTTCCACCGCATGGCGGAGACGGGCATCCTGTCTCCGGAAGATCGCGTCGAGCTCATCAACGGGGAGATCGTCGAGATGACCCCGGTCGGTCCGCGTCACGCCGCGTGTGCCAAGTGGCTCGAGATCTGGCTGGAGAAGCTGCTCGGGACCGACGTTCTCATCCGGGGTCAAATGCCGATCCCCCTCGAGTCCCAGGAGCCGTATCCAGACGTCGCCGTCGTGCGCTGGCGGGACGACCTGTACGTACAGGCGCATCCCACGCCGGCGGACACGCTGCTGCTGATCGAGGTCTCGGACACCACGGTGCTGTACGACCGCAACGTCAAGAGTGAGATGTACGCCCGGGCCGGGATCGGGGAGTTCTGGCTGGTCGATCTCACGCGGGACGCGGTCGTCGTGTTCCGCTCCCCCGAATCGGGCCGATACACGGACGTGCACGACTATCGGCGTGGTCAAGCGTGGACCTCTCCCGCGCTGGGTGGACGAGAGGTGCGTGTGGAGGATGTGCTGGGGCCGGCGGCGCGCGGCTGA
- a CDS encoding Uma2 family endonuclease, with protein MRIVFKPDPVVEEETMAVQFVQPHRFSVDQYVRMTEIGVLPEHGTELIDGVVVSGTRPFRFTSADFHRLAEAGILSEDDRVELFDGEIIEMTPVGSRHASCVSRLARMLIARAGDHIVRVQDPVHVDEGEDPQPDLAVVRARDDEYEDSHPVAADVLLLVEVADTSVLFDRTAKTERYAAAGIPELWLVDLTRDVIVVSLVPIGGQFGSVREFRRGDWWHSPALGGSEIQVDDVLGRGRPRR; from the coding sequence GTGCGCATCGTTTTCAAGCCGGACCCTGTAGTCGAGGAGGAAACCATGGCTGTTCAGTTCGTACAGCCGCATCGGTTCAGCGTGGACCAGTACGTTCGCATGACGGAGATCGGTGTGCTCCCGGAGCACGGGACCGAGCTGATCGATGGGGTCGTGGTCAGCGGGACGCGTCCCTTCCGGTTCACGTCTGCCGACTTCCACCGTCTCGCGGAAGCTGGAATCCTGTCCGAGGACGACCGTGTCGAACTGTTCGACGGTGAGATCATCGAGATGACCCCGGTCGGAAGCCGTCACGCGTCGTGCGTGAGCCGGCTGGCGCGAATGCTCATTGCCCGTGCGGGTGACCACATCGTACGCGTCCAGGATCCCGTCCACGTGGATGAGGGTGAGGACCCGCAACCCGATCTGGCGGTCGTTCGCGCGCGGGACGACGAGTACGAAGACTCGCATCCGGTAGCGGCGGACGTGCTCCTGCTGGTCGAGGTGGCGGACACGTCAGTCCTGTTCGACCGCACTGCCAAAACTGAGCGATATGCCGCAGCGGGTATCCCAGAACTCTGGCTTGTTGACCTCACGCGGGACGTGATTGTGGTCTCTCTCGTGCCGATTGGAGGGCAGTTCGGCTCCGTCCGTGAGTTCAGGCGCGGGGATTGGTGGCACTCGCCTGCCCTCGGCGGCAGCGAGATCCAAGTGGACGACGTGCTCGGCCGTGGGCGGCCGAGGCGCTGA
- a CDS encoding acyclic terpene utilization AtuA family protein — protein sequence MRDKIRIASGQGFWGDQLDAPRQQVEGGPIDYLMLDYLAEVTMSIMQKQRSRNPSLGYARDFVPLMGEILPAVVERGIRVVANAGGVNPPGCRDAVLEEARKAGLAGRARIGMISGDDILERLPDLLARGVELRNMETGEPLSTVLGRVQSANAYIGARPIVAALAQDAHVVITGRSTDTALTYAPMIHAFGWGLDDHDRIAAGVVAGHINECGAQASGGNCLWSWREIPDLANVGYPIIEAAPDGSFVVTKHEGTGGRVTVQTVKEQLVYEMGDPRSYITPDCIADFTTIRLEDAGPDRVRVHGVRGAAPTQFLKVSVSYSDGYKASGTLVYAWPDAVEKAQAADRVLRERLDRLGLEFDEVLTEYVGWNATHGPLAGPPPADLAEVTVRWSVRGPDFAAVDRFTKEIAPLVLAGPPSVTGFAGGRPKVQEIVAYWPALIPRAEIEPFLNVEVVTA from the coding sequence ATGAGAGACAAGATCCGCATCGCCTCGGGGCAGGGGTTCTGGGGCGACCAGCTCGACGCCCCGCGCCAGCAGGTGGAGGGCGGCCCGATCGACTACCTGATGCTCGACTACCTGGCCGAGGTCACCATGTCGATCATGCAGAAGCAGCGCTCGCGGAACCCCTCCCTGGGCTACGCGCGCGACTTCGTGCCGCTGATGGGCGAGATCCTCCCCGCCGTGGTGGAGCGCGGCATCCGCGTGGTGGCCAACGCCGGGGGCGTGAACCCCCCCGGCTGCCGCGACGCGGTGCTCGAGGAGGCGCGCAAGGCGGGGCTCGCGGGCCGCGCCCGCATCGGGATGATCAGCGGCGACGACATCCTGGAGCGCCTGCCGGACCTGCTGGCGCGCGGCGTGGAGCTCAGGAACATGGAGACGGGCGAGCCGCTCTCCACCGTGCTGGGCCGCGTGCAGAGCGCCAACGCCTACATCGGCGCCCGGCCGATCGTGGCCGCGCTCGCGCAGGACGCGCACGTGGTGATCACGGGCCGCTCCACCGACACGGCGCTCACCTACGCGCCGATGATCCACGCCTTCGGCTGGGGGCTGGACGACCACGACCGGATCGCGGCGGGCGTGGTGGCCGGGCACATCAACGAGTGCGGCGCGCAGGCCTCGGGCGGCAACTGCCTGTGGAGCTGGCGCGAGATCCCCGACCTGGCGAACGTCGGCTACCCGATCATCGAGGCGGCGCCGGACGGCTCGTTCGTGGTCACCAAGCACGAGGGCACCGGCGGGCGCGTGACGGTGCAGACGGTGAAGGAGCAGCTCGTCTACGAGATGGGCGACCCGCGGAGCTACATCACCCCCGACTGCATCGCCGACTTCACCACCATCCGGCTGGAGGACGCCGGGCCGGACCGGGTCCGCGTGCACGGCGTGCGCGGCGCCGCGCCCACGCAGTTCCTGAAGGTGAGCGTCTCGTACTCCGACGGCTACAAGGCCAGCGGCACGCTGGTCTACGCCTGGCCCGACGCCGTGGAGAAGGCGCAGGCCGCCGACCGGGTGCTGCGCGAGCGGCTGGACCGCCTGGGGCTCGAGTTCGACGAGGTGCTCACCGAGTACGTGGGGTGGAACGCCACCCACGGCCCCCTGGCCGGCCCGCCGCCCGCCGACCTGGCCGAGGTGACGGTGCGCTGGAGCGTGCGCGGCCCCGACTTCGCCGCGGTCGACAGGTTCACCAAGGAGATCGCCCCCCTGGTGCTGGCCGGCCCCCCCTCGGTGACGGGCTTCGCGGGCGGCCGCCCGAAGGTGCAGGAGATCGTGGCGTACTGGCCCGCGCTGATCCCGCGGGCCGAGATCGAGCCGTTCCTGAACGTCGAGGTGGTGACGGCATGA